From Solanum lycopersicum chromosome 8, SLM_r2.1, the proteins below share one genomic window:
- the LOC101245783 gene encoding probable polyribonucleotide nucleotidyltransferase 1, chloroplastic, producing MFANPSFHGRPLHFLPTVRNELCRSYAFPLQLHSTTYQFLASSTLENRRNRSRKRRRSLKQFSVRASVDPQDLSLLAQDTAGVPGSPSPFSVRIPVGDRHITVETGLIGRQASGAVTIRDGETIIYTTVCLADVPSEPADFFPLSVHYQERFSAAGRTSGGFFKREGRTKDHEVLICRLIDRPLRPTMPKGFYHETQLLSWVLSYDGVHPPDALSVTAAGIAMALSQVPNSQVIAGVRIGLIGEKFILNPTIKEMENSKLDLLLAGTKEAILMIEGYCDFLPEDKLLEAVEVGQDAVRGICKEVEALVQKCGKPKMFDAIRLPPKELYKLVEEIAGSELVEVLQIKNKIPRRKALSSLEDNVISILSEKGYISTMEAFVSTETMPDLLEEEDEDEEVVVDGEVDEGDIHIKPVARKSVPLLFSEVDVKLVFKEVMSKFLRKQIVDKGKRSDGRSPQEIRLIDARCGLLPRAHGSALFTRGETQSLAVVTLGDKQMAQKIDNLVDEDEYKRFYLQYSFPPSCVGEVGRVGAPSRREVGHGTLAERALQPILPPEDDFPYTVRVESTITESNGSSSMASVCGGCLALQDAGVPVKCSIAGIAMGMVLDTKEFGGDGTPLILSDILGSEDASGDMDFKVAGNDVGITAFQMDIKVGGITLPIMKQALLQAKDGRKHILAEMSKCSPPPSRELSKYAPLIHVMKVKPEKINLIIGAGGKKVKSIIEETGVEAIETQDDGVVKITAKDLSSLEKSKAIISNLTMVPTVGDIYKNCEIKSVAPYGVFVEIVPGREGLCHISELSANWLAKAEDAFKVGDRLDVKLIEINDKGQLRLSRRALLPDAETERQSTKPRSGSLSNDNAVSPKISDKGKLKKAVTVSKESENPLKEKTVPVNISSPVKEADKRSVSP from the coding sequence ATGTTCGCCAACCCTAGCTTCCATGGCCGACCTCTACACTTCCTACCAACAGTTCGCAATGAACTCTGCAGGTCATACGCTTTCCCTCTACAGCTTCACAGCACAACCTATCAGTTTCTTGCTTCCTCAACATTGGAAAACAGGAGGAACAGAAGCCGAAAACGAAGACGAAGTCTTAAGCAATTCTCCGTAAGAGCTTCAGTTGACCCTCAGGACTTGTCTCTTTTAGCTCAGGATACTGCAGGAGTTCCAGGTTCTCCTTCCCCTTTCTCTGTTCGAATTCCTGTTGGTGATAGACATATTACCGTTGAAACAGGTCTTATAGGAAGGCAAGCTAGTGGGGCTGTTACAATTAGAGATGGAGAAACTATTATCTATACAACTGTTTGTTTAGCTGATGTACCAAGTGAGCCTGCTGACTTTTTCCCACTTTCTGTACATTATCAAGAACGTTTCTCTGCAGCTGGTAGGACTAGTGGGGGGTTTTTTAAAAGGGAAGGGAGGACGAAAGATCATGAGGTTCTTATTTGTAGATTGATAGATAGGCCTTTACGTCCAACCATGCCTAAGGGGTTTTATCATGAAACTCAACTGCTTTCTTGGGTATTAAGTTATGATGGTGTGCATCCACCAGATGCATTGTCAGTTACTGCTGCTGGAATTGCTATGGCTCTGTCACAAGTACCGAATTCACAAGTTATTGCTGGGGTTCGAATTGGTCTTATTGGTGAAAAATTCATCCTGAATCCAACCATTAAGGAAATGGAGAACTCCAAGTTGGATTTGTTACTAGCGGGGACCAAAGAAGCAATATTGATGATTGAGGGGTACTGTGATTTTCTTCCGGAGGATAAGTTGCTTGAAGCTGTAGAAGTTGGGCAAGATGCTGTGCGAGGTATCTGCAAGGAGGTGGAAGCTTTAGTGCAGAAATGTGGAAAGCCCAAAATGTTTGATGCAATCAGATTACCTCCTAAGGAGCTGTATAAGCTAGTGGAAGAAATTGCTGGCAGTGAGTTAGTGGAAGTTCTACAAATCAAAAACAAGATTCCAAGAAGAAAGGCGTTATCATCACTGGAAGATAATGTAATAAGCATATTGTCTGAAAAGGGTTATATCAGTACGATGGAAGCTTTTGTGTCAACTGAGACGATGCCAGATTTGCTAGAGGAGGAGGACGAAGATGAAGAAGTGGTGGTTGATGGTGAAGTTGATGAGGGTGATATTCACATAAAGCCAGTTGCAAGAAAATCTGTGCCATTGCTGTTCTCTGAGGTTGATGTGAAGCTGGTATTTAAGGAAGTTATGTCCAAATTTTTGCGGAAACAGATTGTGGACAAGGGTAAGAGAAGTGATGGAAGGAGTCCTCAGGAGATACGATTGATTGATGCACGCTGTGGACTGCTTCCTAGGGCACATGGGAGTGCTCTCTTCACTCGAGGTGAAACACAGTCACTGGCGGTGGTAACACTTGGAGATAAGCAAATGGCACAGAAGATAGACAACCTTGTGGATGAAGATGAATACAAGAGATTTTATCTTCAGTACTCATTTCCACCCTCTTGCGTTGGTGAAGTTGGGAGGGTAGGGGCCCCATCTAGAAGAGAAGTTGGTCATGGCACGCTTGCAGAGAGAGCACTACAACCAATACTGCCCCCTGAAGATGACTTCCCTTACACTGTTCGTGTTGAGAGTACCATCACTGAAAGCAATGGTTCGTCGAGTATGGCGTCTGTATGTGGTGGGTGCTTAGCTTTGCAAGATGCCGGTGTTCCTGTTAAGTGTTCTATTGCAGGTATTGCAATGGGTATGGTTCTGGACACAAAGGAATTTGGTGGAGATGGAACTCCACTCATCCTTTCAGATATATTGGGTTCTGAAGATGCATCAGGAGATATGGATTTCAAGGTTGCTGGAAATGATGTTGGTATTACAGCATTTCAGATGGACATAAAGGTTGGAGGAATCACACTGCCAATCATGAAACAAGCTCTCTTACAAGCAAAAGATGGTCGAAAGCACATTCTTGCTGAGATGTCAAAATGCTCACCACCCCCTTCAAGAGAGCTGTCGAAATATGCTCCGCTCATCCATGTTATGAAGGTTAAACCAGAAAAGATAAACCTTATAATTGGCGCCGGTGGAAAGAAGGTGAAGAGCATTATTGAAGAAACTGGTGTTGAAGCTATTGAAACACAAGATGATGGTGTGGTGAAAATAACTGCAAAGGATTTGTCAAGCCTGGAAAAGTCAAAAGCCATCATAAGTAATCTAACAATGGTTCCAACTGTTGGTGACATATATAAGAACTGTGAAATTAAATCGGTTGCGCCTTATGGTGTTTTTGTGGAGATCGTGCCTGGACGAGAGGGATTATGCCATATCAGTGAGCTGAGTGCAAATTGGCTAGCCAAGGCTGAAGATGCTTTCAAAGTTGGAGACCGCCTGGATGTCAAGCTCATAGAGATCAATGACAAGGGGCAGCTTCGCTTAAGCCGACGTGCATTACTTCCAGATGCTGAGACCGAGAGACAAAGTACAAAACCACGCAGTGGTAGCCTTTCAAATGACAATGCAGTTTCACCAAAAATTTCAGACAAGGGTAAATTAAAGAAAGCTGTGACCGTCTCAAAGGAGAGTGAGAATCCTCTGAAGGAGAAAACAGTTCCGGTCAACATATCAAGCCCAGTGAAAGAAGCAGACAAGAGATCAGTAAGTCCATAA